A stretch of DNA from Anopheles nili chromosome 2, idAnoNiliSN_F5_01, whole genome shotgun sequence:
acgcatacaGGCGGACGGAAAATGGGCACATAGGCTGGCTGGGCTGGGTGTCCTGGCAACTCCCGGGACACGTCCCGGGATCGATCGGAAGGTTGAGCCTGATGCCTGCGCCGGTGCATTTTAGATTCTGGTAGGCTCGCAAAACCTCAAACCACACGaccgacgacaacgacggatGCTGACGATTCTGGTCCACCGGTTCGTCCTATCccccggtggtgatggtgtccGCGAGGCGGGAGGATCTTGCAAAATCAACCATCAAGTATTAACTGCCCGGGCGCCCCAGCAATGGTGGTGATGACGCTGAGATATTGCCGCGCTACCgttcatgatgatgatgatgatgatgatgatggtgcaaaatgcaaataggAAATTTCCATTCGGTCAGGTATCGGCCACAAGGACACCCCCTCGATTGTCCTCTGTCTATCTCCGCTAGCGACAAAGGTCACCATATCCGGGGATTTCTTCGCCTCCATCAACATCACGGGAACGTATTGAGCGCCTCTGGTTAGAACACCTAATCTTCCACGGCTTTCTCGTGGTTCGCTGCCAATTTGAACGCAAGCTCTGAAACAATAGCGATAGCGATTTCAAACCTCGCGAGTGCGTGTAAACTTGAACACCTTCGGTGACCTCCAGGGGGCGCTTCTAAACCTAACCCGACCACGGTTCAATGGTGGAGCGACAAAAATGGCACCCTATCGCGGATCGTTCCATGCGCGAGCACAATTTCGAGCGCAATCCCAACGCACAAAGCGCGCACAAATCAAACCAGCGGgataattaattcaaattcGCTGTTACTGAAAACCGTCCCCGGGCATCGTCCGAAGGAAGCGTCATGCATTTGCCTATGTATCCACCACCGGACGAGACGGTgcccatgcgtgtgtgtgtttgattgtaTGTGCGCGGGTTTCTAATCAGCAACCCGCATATTATACGGCTGGAATGTGTGGCCGTCTCTAATTGAAGCTTCCACTCGTGATCCGGAGATGGCGGTTCGGATGGAGAGCTCGACCGGGTCTATAATTGCATGCACACACGCTCTCGTGTGTCCACAAATCATTCCCCCTTGCGGTCCCCGCAAATCCCCACCCTACGATCCATCTTTTTATGAGCCTTCACGCTCGGACGCCGGGCGTTGGAAATCCGCAAAACTCCAGAAGCTGGCATGGTATGCACGCAGCAGATGCAACTAAAAACGGagagaagcgaaagaagaggcgagaaaaatacacctcacaaacacacgtgaCTCGGGTGCGCGGAAAACATGTCACATCATCATGGCGACCGAAATTACGCGGGTCATCCCCAAAATGGCCGACTGTCGTTCGTCGTCGTTGCGGTTGTCCCGCTACTTGAGCCACCCAGCAGACAAGACTAAGCGCACTCTGAAGCCGGAACAGCCGGCAGGTCaggcaaataaataagcacTGTGgaactggggggggggggggaccaaacaaacaaaaaagagttGACAGAAtctaaatgaattttccaacagCACCAGGGCTACGGCTTGTCAGGCATTTTGCCTGTCCGCGAGACGCAAATGACGCACTCGTTCATACGTTCATATGGTCGGTTTATGTTTTCACGTACCTGGGACTGCCTGAGGAGGACAACGCACGGGAAAATATCGCCAAAAGCCGTTTTTTAGAGGCGCTTTCCCTTTGCCAGCAGCTGCAGGCGGCACCGGAGCGGCCTAGTAGTTGCTTTGGAAGTGATTAAAATCGAATCCGAAAGGATTGCGTTGCGACATCATGGCCGCACTCTGGGCTGCTGCTAGACCGTGGTGATGTTGGCCACTTCCCGAACCGgacgactgctgctggtgttgatgttgctgctgctgctgctgctgctggagttgctgttgctgaagttgctgctgttgctgctgatggtgaaggtgttgttgttgctgctgctggtgttgctgctgttgatgctgcatTAGCGCCGAGTTGCTCATCATGGTCgcttgttgctggtggtgttgttgttgctgttgcaaatggtgttgttgctggtgatggtgctgttgctgctgctgctgttgttgttgctgttgcaagaggtgctgctgctgttgttgcgtttgctgttgctgctgctgctgctgttgttgctgcagaaGATTGCCTAGGTTGCTGCCGAACGGCGACTGAAACGATGCCATCGCGTCCATTCCGTGGGTGGACGCGTTGGCGTTTGAGCCGCCGGCgccattgttgctgctgcctgtattattgttgttgttgttgttgttggtactgttgctgctgcttgtggtgCTGGTTGTGTTGCTGCTATGGTGCTGTTGATTCAGTGGAACCGTTTGGGATTGTGGTCCAGCAACAGCGGGCTCTTTACGAGCCCCATAATGTCATTCGCCCGATGCCGTGATCGTAGTCCATTGCCAGGGACTGTGATAGCTGCTcgcacctcctcctcctcctcctgatcccgctccacctccaccacttGCACCTCCACCGCTGCCCGATCCACCACCGCTGGCACTGGACGCACCAGAACCGCTTCCACCACCGGACGAACTGGCGCTTCCGAGCGATAGACCCGTGGCGTTTGCTCCCGTCGGGTTGACTCCAACGGcaccaactgctgctgcggctgcaaGTCCTTTTTGGGCGCTGAAGAATAGAAAACCCCGATTAAGGATGATGTACGGAAGGTGAATCACCAAGTTTTGCATTAAGAATGGTTAAGGCATGGGAAAAACTGCACATAATGTTTAAAGCACACGGCTAATGACACAATCTTTCAACATCATTCATCCCTTAAAACCCCCTGCTGAAGTACTTTCGCCCACCTTTATTGGCGTATTTTTGCGCTTGTGATCCTTCCATCAGCTCGTGGGAATGGAAGCTCACAAAGTGAGCATCTTTGAAGGAGACTTGAAGGACACCCACCTCTTTGCGCACCTTCACCCGGTATGTCAATGCTCGCGCGTTCTTTCTCCTAGATGAAAGCAATTTCGCTCCTGCCAGGATCCCGAGTGTCAGCCGCAGCTTGAGCCAATCTCATGCACAACTGTCCGACACGAGACCGATAATGACAGCTTCGTGTGAAGGGCTCTGCGtgccacacaaacacgcacacacacacacacacatacgccaATTGCCTTGGTAATGCCATCAGACCGAACATGGAAAACTCATGTTAAAGTAATTAACGAATTCACTTTACAGCATCAACACCGGTGGTTGCGATGGAATCCCCCAGGGAGGTTCTTCCCCGGTCGTTCCCTTTTCGAGAGACACTCGGCGTGGCATTAACCGAATGGATAGGTTTCGGGACTCATTGCACATCGATGCAGTTGCCCATTAAGCGTGCTTCGGTTGTATAATGCACATCACAAGGCACCGGCGCTGCCATACGCAGCCCAAAATGTTTGCAAACCAATTTTCGGTACGgtgctttttcgtttaatttttaattccgCGGTGTGCGATTGAATCGAAAGGGCTTCGCCGAGGGCTCACACAAAGCGCTACTCAACAGATGCACATTCTCGACTGGGGAAACGGACCGAAAGCCACGAGCAGGCTCTTAGCAATTCCGCTAACTAGCAACCGGCGGCCGCACAAAAGCGACCCTGGGTGAGATGCATCGAACGCCGAGTATCATTCGCGGGCTCGAACCGGATGAAAAAGAATGCATTTCCCCGGGATGCACATCCCAACAACGGTTCCGATGCACTTGATGGGTTACCCATCCATCGCGAGCCCAACAGACGACGACGCGAGGCATCATCGCGAGCAGCCGGATgctaattgaattaaaaaaccCCTCGAGCGgtaaaaagagcaacaaaaaaaaactctacgCACGTACACATGCACGTAGTGACGGATGCGCCGAAGCGATGCAATAAGATGCCTCCCGGGCTGGCCGCTCGTCGAGTGATGAATTGGATTGATTTCCTTCGACGAAagctaatgaaattaaacccATCAGAGCCGCGtccagctctctctctctctctcactcgctttcgGGCGAGCCTACATCATGTGCTGTCGAGGGCCATCATAGGGTTTCGCCTCTCCAAACGCACAATACTGGGGGTGAAAGGATGGGTAGGGAAAAAACTGTGTCCTCCGTAGGAAAAGTGCATGAAAGTTTCCCgcggaaaaagccaccccctggATTGGCGGTCATAAAACGTATCGTGGAGTGGGTTCGTGATAAATTGCGGGTGAATTTCAGTAAACTTTTAAACGCATTTTTCAGATTTCCCTACCAAACCCCTGCTCATTTTGTTGCACATAGCAGGATCAGTCCAAAAGAGACGACGGATGGTTGCGGAGAGCCCTTTTTCAGACCCTTTTTCGGTCGCGAACGATAGCGAACGTAGCCATCTTCGGACGCAAGCGGTCCGTGTGGCATTGATTGAAATACATTACCACtctttatttcaatttaatagAGATAGATGGCGACCAAGCATCGGTGTCTGATGAAGCAGGAGGGGGGACCAGTGTTCGCTCGGTAAAAGTTTCGCGGCCTCGCGAGCCGGAGAGTTtccgctgcagcagcagcttgcaAGAATAATATTGCGTCTTTCTGCGTTTTAGTGCCGTCGTCTTGCATTATGTGCGGCGCCGGAGCGAAACGCGCAGTTCAAGGGCGAAGCATTATGGCACAATTTTCAGCGTGCACAACATCCGGGCGCAGTTTTTGAGCTTTCTCGTCCACGAACACGGGAGAGAAAGAGCTCGGGCGAACATGCTCTGGTCTAGCTTGCATCCGCCCAAGCCCTTTGGGAACAAACGAAAAGGGTGGcgatgatggaaaaacaataaaccagCATTAATGTACCATCGGTTTAGGACGGGCGGGGAGTGAGTTGGAGTCGAAATGGCCACTAGGGTGAGGATGTAAACAACCACAAGcacatgcaaacacacacacacacacacacgggcgcgcgAGATCCCGCACATAAGCCCTAGAAACGGCGCAATCAAACGCCAAACACTTTGGTGCGGTGCGTCGTCTTCTGCATCCGTACGAACGATATAATATATAGAGACTCGTATACATGGCAGCGACGGCTCGAAGTCGAAGGAATTGAAAAGACCCGCCGGGAGAGCCAGGGCACCGGCCATGAAGGAGGAGGCGAAATTGGAAACACAAAGGAAAACTGTCAAAGAGATTGATCTCCAACCGCACCCAACTATATTATATCCGACGTCGTAGCCGTTGTCGTTACTACAACTATTGCGCGGTTCCTCCCGGACCGGGCTCGGTCGTGTTCACAGTGTGGTACAAGAAAGTGGCGGCGAGTTGATTGCCCATGGGCTACGGGTCCGGATGATTGTCACCGGAAGGGGAGCTAGTATTAAACGGAAACGTACAGTCTAATCTACGTCTCTTTAGTAATGCATATTTTCTTGGAAATGAACACTACGGTTTAAGTTATGAACGAGTTGAAAACGTTTTAATTAAAGCAATACAGCCATGCTATGAATAAGGTATCAAAACCCCAACAAAATCGGGTTTGACAATAGGAAATGAATGTGCCCGAACATGACAACATGAGCATAAAAACAAGTGATGCTGCTCATCAGGATTTTTTTGACGCCAGCATTATGCTAACGAAACTTTTCAACAACATTCTAGGAAACACTCAACGACATATTGTGCACGTTCACACCTAAACCGTCAGTCACATGCGGCACATGATCGCACAATAGgagcacaaacaaacccaaccagCACAATTCGAAAGGCATCTGAAGCATCGCACGCACTCAGATAAGCTCACGGAATGCGAAGGACCATCATACGGGTGGCTtgaacgaaccaaaaaaaaggtccaaaTATAGATAAGTTTCTGCTCTCGAGCTCGACAAAAACTTTCGGTGCAAAGTTCGCCCCGGCGATCGAGTCACAGGAGCCACAGGGGTTTGGTGTTTCGTTTCCGGCATTGGCGGCAGCTAGACATGGGGATTCTTTTTAGAGTCCCTGATGGAAATGATGCTGACGTTTTTTGCCCTGGCAGTTCTCCCGAGGGCCAGTTTGTGGGATGGCTGGTCCTGCACTTAATGCATATGTAAATGGATGTTTCTCGGTGCGGTTCTCGGCGCACATATCGCACCAAAATTGCACCCCTCATGGAGCACCGTTGCACCAGTAAAGCGCCATCATGCATTTATGATTCAGCCGCGTCTTATCGGaactttccaccaccgggtcGCGGCTGGGAACCCTCACTCTCCGTCATTCATCTGCCGAGTGTGGCAGGTCAATTCGATGCAGGCAAGATAGGAGGCCAAAAAAGTCACCCAAACCTTCTCTCTGACTCGCACGCAGGGAAGCGGAGAGTGACAAAAACCCGAGCATCgtcagcaaacgaaaacaacagcCAACATACGCCACTGGAATGTGGGTGGAAGCACATTCCAGGGCGACAACGCCAACAAGACAAGGAGGCAGGCACGCCAGCTAGCTACCTAATTTAAAACAACCCCCTCCacgagaacaacaacaacaacactacCACCAGCAGCGAATGGGGGTTGCACGCACACAACAACCGGAATCATCCCCCGCACACAACGCCGCAACATGACAAAGGAATTCGTTACGATGCATCGCCACCCTTCGTCGTGTCCGCGGAAACGCCCCGAGGCTGAAGCCCGCAGCGCCTGAAGGAATCGCGCGGTGCGCTGCTGGCCATGAATCGGTAATCAGCTTTGCGGaggattttttcttcccatgccagcttcttctttctcttcgctCTGTGGCTCAACTTCCGGCCGGGAAGTGGTGTTGCTTCTTTGGGTTGTTTTTACAGCATGATATCAGTcagggatggttttttttcacgtccACACGGGtcgctggagaaaaaaaacgacgaatgAACTCCgggtctatttttttttgttcccatcCATCCCTCGGGTTCGCGTGCCCTTCAACACCGCTTATTGCATCTTGACCCTTTCACGATTGTTTCGAGAAGTTTCGGTGCGCTTTGGGGAAGGTTCTAAGGCAAGAGAATTAATATTAATGCCTTTTTAAAGCGAAAGCTTTACCCGAGCCACTCGGTGGCAttaggcacacatacacaccgctGGTGTCAACAAACGCAAAGTTCAAAAGGCATCGAGCCAAAAAGCCACATTGTAGCCTCCTATCGCGGTGTAATATCTCTTCAGGCGGGGCGATCGTGGTTTGGCTACAAAGCTACAATGGACATGTTCGATAACCATGGTTGTGGCGCATTTTGAGACCAAACCTGGCCTGGTACAAAAGCCTTCGTGGAGAGGGAAATCACCAGGCTCAAGGAGACAGAGGAGTCCAACTTCTATTATCAATGGATATGGAAAAAATCCTTCTAGCTACAGCATAGCAGTATAATAAGTTGTACAACAATGTTCTGTAAATATATTAACCCAAAGAGATTCCCAGTGCTTGTCCTACTAAGAGGTCATAATAAACACCGGCTTCAAAAAGTGCTTCCTATACCAAATTCAACTTACCCCAATTCGTTCGCCATCCCTGGCAGGGGGTGAGAATGCTCGCCTTCCACCACCCCATTGGCCGCCATTTTGTTCAAAGCGCAAGTAAGGGGCCGCGAGAAGGTAACAAAACGCGCTAAAATTTGCGCGCACACATGACTATAGCGTCACACCCCTTCACGTTTCTCGCTGCAGGGTTTTAAACCcacgaaaaacccaaccaagcgCAAACGCCACGCAGaaaaaggcgcgcgcgcgttcgatcgCGCAAACACGCGGCTACTCCGGGAGCGGACGGTACGTCGCGCGGACCGGATTTAAATTGGCAAGTATGGCAAATAATTAGCTCGCTGCTCGCTGCTTATTATGGCCGCTGCTACGGCATGACGTAATCGTTGATCGTGCGCATGATTAATGTGCGGCGTATGTGCTACGAAATACGTCAACCGCGAGTTAGGGTCGTGAAATTAGGCCCACTCACTTCCTAAACGATCAATTCGGCAGCAGTTCGGATGACTTGAAGCCATGGTGAAATTGTTTACTCAAAAACCGAAGCTACTATCACTGGGAACGGGTTGCAATATTCAAAACAGATAGATCATTTCCAACTCAACCCCTTAGCGACCTTTATACGGGTTGGGAAGCAACCGATCGCGTTACTGACACACGCATAATTTACATACATTCACTATCTCGCCATAGCTctcttactttttttcttccttttttttgtttgacttcCTCCATCGGTTCTTTTGCGAACGCATTTATCATGTTTTCCCTCCAATTAGTCTTGCattatttcttatttttaatttagcgatcgttcgctttcgttcgcgcGATCGCTCGCCATTCGCACCCGAGACTCTGAAACTAATACCTCATTAGCCGCTCGAAGTGGCGGGACTTGCAGCGGGCCAATGCAGCTCGGGGGGGTGGGAGGTTTTTCCCCGAACCCCTCCTATCACACCCTTTCACGTTCGGTACGCACCACCGTCTGTCTCTCCGCAAAGGAAAATGAGGTCGCGCACTCATTTGCTTCGACGGCGAGAAACTGTGCATCGAACTACCCTCGTCGCAGACTTGGACCCGATCAGCCCTCCTGCGCGACGGGCTGACCAGCGAGATCAGGGCAAGCTGAACTAACAACGGTAGAAGAcgcaaaagaagaaggaaaagaaaatggcgcgCTCCAGCGGCAATTGGCGGTGTGCGCAAGACGCCGTGTCGTTGTTCTCGGTGTGCTCTTGGGGTTGCTGATGCTGGCTTAAGCAAAAAATGGCGCAGACAGAgggacagagagagcgagatgaaGAGAagaatgggagagagagaacggcAAGAACCGCCACCGAAGTGTCATTGACATTCTGCGGTTCTCTATTTTACCTATTACATTTCCCATCCGGAGCCCAAACCAGCGTCCGTTTCCTCACATCTGCTCTCCGTTTGTCACCTATCCACCCTTTTGCAATGACCCCTTTGACCCCTCGAGTGGGGTAAaacggtgcgtgtgtgcgtacgttcGTTCGCGTTCTTGTTTCGTTTAGTTTCGTGTAAATATATCTCGTTGATCGCGCTTTTTCGCGTATTGTAAAACCGTTCCATAGTGGCTGCCTGTCGCGTACACGCGTTCGTATTCACTTTAGGAAATTAACATTTCCGCTTTTGTCGACGAACATTTGTATTGCGCGGATCCGAAGGGCATCCCACCTTCCACCAGCCCGGAATGATTGTACGCGACTCAACCCCTAGCGTTCGCCTGCACGCCCTTAGACCGATCGTTTTACACCGCATTAAGATTCTCATTGCCACAACGTCGCTGCTACTCGCGATCGGTCGCTGTTAAAGTAACGATCGCAGAAGAACTTGCGCTAAATCGTTCTGTTCATGTTCGTATTGCTGccatttgctttgtttgttatttcaaCCGGACGCCTGATTGGGTCCAAAGGGGATGATGATTAAGTAATACTTGAAACCGTAGTATAAACAAAAGACGCTAAATGCTGCTCGCAagtaaattgaacaaaatgtATACTGAAGAATCGTACGTTGAGTCACATATTCGATTGAGAATTTACACATGTTACATTCATTATATGCAGCTTAAGACGGCCGGGATTTACAAGAATGTATCATCCGCTCATCCAACCATCACTCGAAACCCTTCTCAATCTCAATGCAATAAGCATAACTCACTCAACAACCAGCCCACGACTGCAATCTTTCAAACAGACCTCGAAAAGGGCACGTCCATAAAACGCTCAAACGCCTAACCAGCGACACTGCGCGAGTTCTATCTTGCTCTCTTTGCCACAATCTAGGCGACAGGACGtttttctgcgtttttttAAAGCTACAATAAATAACGCAGAAAAAAGATCAA
This window harbors:
- the LOC128721229 gene encoding putative cyclin-dependent serine/threonine-protein kinase DDB_G0272797/DDB_G0274007 — encoded protein: MDAMASFQSPFGSNLGNLLQQQQQQQQQQQTQQQQQHLLQQQQQQQQQQQHHHQQQHHLQQQQQHHQQQATMMSNSALMQHQQQQHQQQQQQHLHHQQQQQQLQQQQLQQQQQQQQHQHQQQSSGSGSGQHHHGLAAAQSAAMMSQRNPFGFDFNHFQSNY